The following coding sequences lie in one Primulina huaijiensis isolate GDHJ02 chromosome 2, ASM1229523v2, whole genome shotgun sequence genomic window:
- the LOC140991759 gene encoding uncharacterized protein, giving the protein MAMLHCYTDRIKCKMILTTLVDSAQRWFEGLAPQSIHSFKDFQKVFLHHFSRSKKYKKTAFSLFEVKQSSDESLRAYIKRFNRVALDVPTCATETKTTAFTQGLREDEFFKSLTKKVPGDFEDLLSRAEKYINMEEAEKQKREAVRKERGDRVSKSEEKGQKKGNSGHFSHLVPLEIARDRAVQECSRDPASDHQLSRPEKRGFCTLHKVCYHNIEDCKMLKGNYVLPSVSGPSQANKRPKLLPWTSQQPGSSARRGYVRSNPRSDPGRRREQEPEWKKTSPPAMGLIKMISGGSTDGDSNQARKSRSRRDCMEVQGARRSEAVISFGPEDLKEVNLPHNDALVIQAWVANYDILRVFVDSGSSVNVIFKDAPVLMDLQGFQLETVETALFGFAAMWFTRRGRLCCH; this is encoded by the coding sequence ATGGCCATGCTACACTGTTACACTGATCGAATCAAGTGTAAGATGATCCTCACCACTTTGGTGGACTCAGCTCAGAGGTGGTTTGAGGGGCTGGCCCCTCAAAGTATTCATTCTtttaaagacttccagaaggtttttttacaccattttagCAGGAGtaagaaatacaagaagactgcttttagtCTTTTCGAAGTTAAGCAGAGCTCGGATGAGAGTTTGAGGGCCTACATCAAAAGGtttaatagagtggctttggatgtcCCCACCTGCGCCACTGAGACGAAAACTACTGCATTCACCCAAGGTTTGAGGGAGGatgaatttttcaagtcgttGACCAAGAAAGTGCCCGGGGACTTCGAGGACttattatcccgggcagaaaaatacatcaatatGGAGGAAGCCGAGAAGCAGAAGAGGGAGGCCGTAAGGAAGGAGAGAGGAGACCGGGTGTCTAAGTCCGAGGAGAAAGGACAAAAGAAGGGTAATTCAGGGCACTTTTCTCACCTTGTACCTCTAGAGATTGCCCGAGATAGAGCGGTCCAAGAGTGCAGTAGAGATCCGGCCTCGGATCATCAACTATCCCGGCCTGAGAAGAGAGGATTTTGCACTCTCCACAAGGTATGTTATCACAATATCGAGGACTGCAAAATGTTGAAGGGAAACTATGTCTTACCTTCCGTCTCGGGACCTAGTCAAGCCAACAAGAGGCCGAAATTGCTACCATGGACATCTCAACAGCCAGGGTCCAGTGCCCGAAGAGGATATGTAAGGAGTAACCCGAGGAGTGATCCGGGTAGGAGGAGGGAGCAAGAGCCCGAATGGAAGAAGACTTCACCCCCGGCCATGGGGTTGATTAAgatgatatcaggaggctccACCGATGGAGATTCTAATCAGGCCAGGAAGTCGAGGAGTCGGCGAGACTGTATGGAAGTACAAGGGGCAAGGAGGAGTGAGGCGGTGATTAGCTTTGGCCCGGAGGATTTGAAGGAAGTAAATCTTCCTCACAATGATGCCCTGGTCATCCAGGCCTGGGTGGCGAACTATGACATCCTGAGAGTCTTTGTGGACTCAGGGAGTTCTGTGAACGTGATCTTCAAGGATGCTCCGGTACTGATGGATTTGCAGGGATTCCAGCTGGAGACTGTAGAAACTGCACTTTTTGGCTTTGCTGCCATGTGGTTTACCCGGAGGGGGAGATTGTGCTGCCATTAA
- the LOC140966155 gene encoding uncharacterized protein isoform X1: protein MDLSNGIEKILWTEEQILERVSELGSELTRDFKSRAITPVVVGVATGAFMFLADLVRKIQLPMTVDFIRVESYGSGTVSNGKPRISCELKVDVRGKHVILVEDIVDTGNTLSCLIDYMKSKGASSVSVCTLLDKPARRKVHFELVGEGKYYCGFKVLPLSPNHFPLITSQLILEFALIILWWAMDSTLMSSTGTCRLSVS, encoded by the exons ATGGATTTGAGCAACGGTATAGAGAAAATTCTATGGACTGAAGAACAAATCTTGGAACGGGTCTCCGAATTGGGTTCTGAATTGACCCGGGACTTCAAATCCCGGGCTATTACTCCAGTGGTTGTTGGAGTTGCCACCGGCGCATTTATGTTCCTCGCGGACCTCGTGAGGAAAATCCAGCTGCCCATGACTGTGGACTTCATACGGGTCGAGTCTTACGGATCAGGCACAGTCTCGAACGGCAAACCGAGGATATCCTGCGAGTTGAAAGTCGACGTTCGAGGAAAGCACGTCATTCTG GTTGAGGATATTGTTGATACTGGGAACACTTTGTCCTGCCTGATTGATTACATGAAGTCTAAAGGTGCATCCTCCGTATCCGTGTGCACTCTCCTTGATAAACCCGCAAGACGAAAGGTTCATTTTGAACTAGTTGGAGAAGGAAAGTATTACTGCGGCTTCAAGGTTCTCCCTCTCTCTCCAAACCATTTTCCATTGATTACTTCACAACTCATTTTAGAGTT TGCCCTGATTATTTTGTGGTGGGCTATGGATTCGACTTTGATGAGCAGTACCGGAACTTGCCGTTTGTCGGTGTCCTGA
- the LOC140966155 gene encoding uncharacterized protein isoform X2, which yields MDLSNGIEKILWTEEQILERVSELGSELTRDFKSRAITPVVVGVATGAFMFLADLVRKIQLPMTVDFIRVESYGSGTVSNGKPRISCELKVDVRGKHVILVEDIVDTGNTLSCLIDYMKSKGASSVSVCTLLDKPARRKVHFELVGEGKYYCGFKCPDYFVVGYGFDFDEQYRNLPFVGVLKPEMYEP from the exons ATGGATTTGAGCAACGGTATAGAGAAAATTCTATGGACTGAAGAACAAATCTTGGAACGGGTCTCCGAATTGGGTTCTGAATTGACCCGGGACTTCAAATCCCGGGCTATTACTCCAGTGGTTGTTGGAGTTGCCACCGGCGCATTTATGTTCCTCGCGGACCTCGTGAGGAAAATCCAGCTGCCCATGACTGTGGACTTCATACGGGTCGAGTCTTACGGATCAGGCACAGTCTCGAACGGCAAACCGAGGATATCCTGCGAGTTGAAAGTCGACGTTCGAGGAAAGCACGTCATTCTG GTTGAGGATATTGTTGATACTGGGAACACTTTGTCCTGCCTGATTGATTACATGAAGTCTAAAGGTGCATCCTCCGTATCCGTGTGCACTCTCCTTGATAAACCCGCAAGACGAAAGGTTCATTTTGAACTAGTTGGAGAAGGAAAGTATTACTGCGGCTTCAAG TGCCCTGATTATTTTGTGGTGGGCTATGGATTCGACTTTGATGAGCAGTACCGGAACTTGCCGTTTGTCGGTGTCCTGAAGCCTGAAATGTACGAGCCATAA
- the LOC140966147 gene encoding probable F-box protein At3g61730: protein MGKRLRRARSICCCASPRVSVHVSRQSNVNWFEVDIWTEIAKFMDGRSLVMLGATCKWFNHTMMEDSIWKFACLRDLQVPDPRNVNFKWIKLYTTAFDGSHSYMFCQQEKHIDWMRIGAFSIDSHAVLLTENLAGPIRIPKEETSQKMLQVTGGCILNSIKTGIWIADLQLVRCPICDLDACDGTMQVLDARHIELFLNEGYLDGSWEYELVGSHDINKQADAASGGIFDIEHINDQSTSDILNSKLWVGKSTDWQPKSMVTLHAVAVNTNLQQNDGLQIKYHAMKAGKNGEIVSIRISQQLL from the exons ATGGGGAAGCGATTGCGAAGAGCAAGATCGATTTGCTGTTGCGCCTCTCCCAGGGTATCTGTCCACGTTTCTCGTCAATCGAACGTCAACTG GTTTGAAGTGGATATATGGACCGAAATTGCCAAGTTTATGGATGGGAGATCTCTGGTAATGCTAGGAGCGACCTGCAAGTGGTTCAATCATACCATGATGGAGGATAGCATCTGGAAATTCGCATGTTTGCGTGATCTTCAGGTGCCTGATCCAAGAAATGTCAATTTCAAATGGATCAAACTTTACACTACAGCTTTTG ATGGAAGCCACTCGTACATGTTCTGCCAACAGGAGAAGCATATCG ATTGGATGCGAATTGGAGCATTTTCGATTGATTCACATGCAGTACTCTTGACTGAGAACCTGGCAGGACCAATAAGAATTCCAAAAGAAGAGACATCACAAAAAATGTTGCAGGTGACTGGTGGTTGTATATTAAACTCAATAAAAACTGGAATCTGGATTGCTG ACTTGCAGCTTGTTCGATGCCCTATCTGCGACCTTGATGCATGTGATG GAACTATGCAAGTCTTGGATGCAAGACATATTGAGCTGTTCCTGAATGAGGGATATCTAGATGGGAGTTGGGAATATGAATTAGTTGGATCCCATGACATAAACAAACAAGCTGATGCAGCCTCCGGAGGGATCTTTGACATTGAGCACATCAATGATCAATCAACCTCTG ATATTCTTAACAGTAAGTTATGGGTGGGAAAAAGCACGGATTGGCAACCAAAATCTATGGTAACTCTCCATGCAGTGGCAGTGAACACCAACTTACAACAGAATGATG GACTTCAGATTAAATACCATGCTATGAAAGCTGGAAAAAATGGGGAGATTGTTTCAATTCGTATATCTCAGCAGCTGCTCTAA